From Platichthys flesus chromosome 7, fPlaFle2.1, whole genome shotgun sequence:
atggaaaaataaacagtgaTGAGTTGGGAGAAATGCCCTTGTGTGAGTTATAGTACAAGTTGAGTGTGTCTTGGTGCGTTGTGTGTCCAGAATGGCTGTAGATGGCGGACACAGGGACAGTGGTTGTGACTGGGAGGGCAGGTGGAATCACGTGAAGAAGTTTTTGGAGCGACCCGGCCCGTTCACTCATCCCGACTTCGAGCCGAGCACCGAGGTGACACAGAAATACCTTCATGAAGCCGACTGCATGCAGTTCATACATCACAAGTTctgaaaacacactgatgcTTCTCTTTGTCAGTCTCTTCAGTTTTTGTTGGAGACCTGTAAGATTCTGGTCATCGGCGCAGGAGGACTCGGATGTGAGCTTCTCAAAAACCTGGTAAGAAGTAACTTTGATCCACCTCACGTATAAATGCACTCCCTTGACTGTAACCTGAGTGAAACCTATTGTGTTAGTCCTCACATTGTCTCGTTGTGTTTCAAGGCTCTGTCTGGGTTTCGCCTGATCCACGTGGTGGACATGGATACCATCGATGTGTCCAACCTCAACAGGCAGTTTCTTTTCAGGTGGGCTCCACCTCATCTTTTAGTTATCCTTACAATCGTTTAATATTTGACAAGCTTagcatttgaataaaacattttagctCCTAatatagggggggggggttgtgaggTAGTCATTAATAtcttaaatattatattaaagcCTTAAAGTCCTCAGTAACCACGCCATTTAATATATGACATTAATTAAACTACAATGGAAGTATTCAGTCCCTATAAACAAAAGTACCAAGATATCAATATTTTTCTCTGAATTGCTGTGGTGCCTAAACTTACAGGTACTTTCTTGGTTTCTCTCTGAATGAGGCACTGGGTTAACCCCTCTGTGATCAAACCTCTTTGTAATCACCTGCTTTACACTTTGATTCAGGCCCAAAGATGTCGGACGCCCGAAGGCGGAGGTGGCTGCTGACTTCATCAACAGTCGTATCCCCGGATGTAAAGTCGTCCCGTATCCTTTTCAGCAGCAGATTCCACAGCATCGCAGACGTGAAGTGAAACCAGCTTGATCGTGATTTTCATTCCTTATTAATAACATGCAGCCACTTTAAAAAGATCCAAGACTTTGATGATTCCTTCTACAGGGGTAAGTGCGTTTCTCTTGCATGCATTAGCAGAGTTCACCCAAATAAACACCTCattggtttaaaataaaatggctCTTGACTTTGCAGAGTTCCACATCATTGTCTGTGGACTGGACTCCATCATCGCCCGACGCTGGATGAACGGGATGCTGGTAGGAAAGAGAAATTCAATTTGATATTTTCACTGTTTGCTTTTACGTGATTTACTTTTGTGTTTCAGAAGACAAGCTGTGTTGAGTTATTATTGTATTGCCGCCCTTTATTAGATCTCCCTCCTGAGTTATGACGACAGGGTCTTGGATCCCAGCTCCATCATTCCGCTAATAGACGGAGGAACCGAGGGCTTTAAAGGAAACGCCCGCGTCATTCTGCCCGGCATGACCGCGTGCATCGACTGCACGCTGGAGCTCTACCCGCCACAGGTCCAGTCTACTTCCACTCACACTGTCACTGTTAAGAGTCATTTCAACACACATAGGGAGGAAGGATAATTAATCAACTTTACAGAAGTGTCGGCAGCTCAGCGTGTGTTTTTGGGAGAGGGAAAGAATTTGGAGGTGCAGAGGAGgtgatgttttacattttcacctgcagcaacagcagtgtCTGTTCGGTGGGGGGGCGGAGGGGAAATAAATGACTTGGGGCATAATGCAAAAATAGCTGCCAGAATAACAAGGCACAGAAAAGAACACCATCAACAGAAACTGGCAGAAAAGAAGCGGTACCAGGATAGCAGTGACTGTTTCGcactaaagacacacacaaacacacacacatacagacaaacacacacatacacacacaagaaaacaacaagaaaaaattGATATGAAATAAAGTTGAGATTTTTACGTgagctcttgtttcctctcccaGCAACACTACTGCTGTCAGATGCTTTTCTCTTTTGAccttaatttatattttacaatcaACAGATTAATTTCCCCATGTGCACCATTGCGTCGATGCCACGGCTTCCAGAACATTGCATCGAATATGCCCGGATCTTACAGTGGTCAAAAGAAAACCCGTTTGGAGGTGAGCTCTAATATTCTCTTATTTATAAGTATAAGTCATGCAGCCTTTCACCTGTGATCATTATGACAGTACAGTCTTAACAAGCAGCATCTTCTCCTTCTCTAGAAATCAGCTTGGATGGAGACAACCCAGAACACATCCAGTGGGTGTTTGAAAGAGCCCGGGAAAGATCTGCAGAGTTTTCCATCACAGGAGTGACATACAGGCTCACTCAAGGTGAACAGAGtgataaaactaaaatgcagccATTATATTCAAAGCTAATGCGCCACATCAGTCTTTGTTTAAGTGGAACGGATACATTTCTCACCGTAATTGACGGCTCTGGTTCTCAAGTAGCTCTAATACTGTGATGGTGTttaatcagtgtctgtttcttCTGTCACAGGAGTTGTGAAGAGGATCATTCCTGCTGTGGCATCAACCAACGCTGTTATCGCTGGTATGAAACTTCAACCTTTTTTTGTGGCAGTAGTTGTTGCTAGGAagagattagattagattagattcaactttattgtcattgcacagtacaagtacatatacaacgaaatgcGGTTTAgtatctaaccagaagtgcaaaaaaatggcagttaaagtgcagagatggaatatgtaaataaatatgaagtacagttagaaatatacatggaatataaatatgaacagtattaagaggtaaggTATTATAAaagaatgatgaatacactaagagcaagataaatatataaaaatatgaatagactataggtgggataatacagtaggAATAAGTTAAGTAAGTTAAGAGATGATGTTGTTTAAGTAATACGGTTATTTTACATTTGGGCGGTATTTTAAAAGATGATCTGTGTATATTGTTCACTCAAAAGTGATGCAAAAGAActaatgctgctgctgtatAATGTCAGTTAATTGCAAGGTCCACATGTATTTTAAGGGGTGATATTGAAATGTTGGATTCAAATACATTTACTGGTTTTAAACACTTGAAAGAAAAGATTGCTGAGCCACCTGTTGTTACTTATGTTACAATGGTAAAGTGGCACAAATAGTGTTTACACcaataatgatttatttaccATAGTTATAAAAAACATTGTCAGATTTTATACTTAAGAAATCAAAGTTTGCCTCTCAATGAGGTAAAGCGTGATccaaaaatatagttttttataatacatatatatttaaaagaaaacaattatgaCTAATTGTTCATTTACACAGCTCAGTCAACTCATTTTGCTTCTGTTCTCCACAGCTTCCTGCGCCACTGAAGTTTTTAAAATCGCTACAAGGTCGGTAGCaaagaaacacttgtcctgattATCTCATCTCAATTATctgttaaccctaacccttttcaaattaaaatgacttaCTCACCTAATGATTTTATCTTTTCAGCGCCTATATTCCTTTAAATAATTACATGGTCTTTAATGACGTGGATGGACTGTACACCTACACCTTTGAAGCCGAGCGGAAGGTTTGTTCGGCCCTTATTGAAATGTATGACACGTTGGTGTCATTTCTCCGCACAGAGAACAAACAGTTTACTCTGCATCCTCTTTGATTTGCAGGAAAATTGCTCCGCGTGCAGCCAGGTGCCTCAAGATCTCCAATTCCCCCCTTCTGCAAAGTTACAGGAGGTTTTAGAGTACCTGACAGAGAACGCCTCTCTGTGAGTATTCAGAGAAACACTTTCCAATGCTTCAAGAGCCACGACAGCTCGCCTACTTTGTTCTTGCTTGCTCGAACGTCCATAATGTTTTTCCCGTGCACCCAGACAGTCAGACCCAACAGTTTCACTCGTTAGGCTCTGTACCCGTCACAATTAATTCAGTTGGGAAACGcttcaaagaaagtgaaaagttcCTAGATTCGCACATTTAttcagatctgctccaaaatgtaatgggttctgcCTTTGGACCATTTCCCACTCCTCCACAAAATGTTATTGGAATCCATccagaacaaacaaaaactgatgaaaacacaacctcctcgcTGGAGATAATCATGTTAGgattgtgtgtgtaaatgttttccAGACAAATGAAGTCCCCGGCTATCACAACGACTCTGGAGGGGAAAAATAAGACACTGTATTTGCAGGTAATCTTCGTCTTTCTGAATGATTCGTGGTGTTTGGTCCCTTTTTATCACCACCTATAATAACGCTATGCTTCCTTTCTTAATTCCAGTCTGTTAAATCCATCGAGGAGCGAACCAGACCAAACCTCTGCAAGACTTTGAAAGGTAATAAGGAGAGATGCTCCAGTCGGATCAAACGCGACCTTTTGACCTGCTGAGATTCACAGatcagtgtttctttcctccGACACAGAGCTGGGCTTGTCGGACGGTCAGGAGCTAGCCGTGGCAGAT
This genomic window contains:
- the LOC133956528 gene encoding NEDD8-activating enzyme E1 catalytic subunit isoform X1; translation: MADADEPEKKRRRIEDLTEKMAVDGGHRDSGCDWEGRWNHVKKFLERPGPFTHPDFEPSTESLQFLLETCKILVIGAGGLGCELLKNLALSGFRLIHVVDMDTIDVSNLNRQFLFRPKDVGRPKAEVAADFINSRIPGCKVVPHFKKIQDFDDSFYREFHIIVCGLDSIIARRWMNGMLISLLSYDDRVLDPSSIIPLIDGGTEGFKGNARVILPGMTACIDCTLELYPPQINFPMCTIASMPRLPEHCIEYARILQWSKENPFGEISLDGDNPEHIQWVFERARERSAEFSITGVTYRLTQGVVKRIIPAVASTNAVIAASCATEVFKIATSAYIPLNNYMVFNDVDGLYTYTFEAERKENCSACSQVPQDLQFPPSAKLQEVLEYLTENASLQMKSPAITTTLEGKNKTLYLQSVKSIEERTRPNLCKTLKELGLSDGQELAVADVTTPQTVLFKLNFTN
- the LOC133956528 gene encoding NEDD8-activating enzyme E1 catalytic subunit isoform X2, giving the protein MAVDGGHRDSGCDWEGRWNHVKKFLERPGPFTHPDFEPSTESLQFLLETCKILVIGAGGLGCELLKNLALSGFRLIHVVDMDTIDVSNLNRQFLFRPKDVGRPKAEVAADFINSRIPGCKVVPHFKKIQDFDDSFYREFHIIVCGLDSIIARRWMNGMLISLLSYDDRVLDPSSIIPLIDGGTEGFKGNARVILPGMTACIDCTLELYPPQINFPMCTIASMPRLPEHCIEYARILQWSKENPFGEISLDGDNPEHIQWVFERARERSAEFSITGVTYRLTQGVVKRIIPAVASTNAVIAASCATEVFKIATSAYIPLNNYMVFNDVDGLYTYTFEAERKENCSACSQVPQDLQFPPSAKLQEVLEYLTENASLQMKSPAITTTLEGKNKTLYLQSVKSIEERTRPNLCKTLKELGLSDGQELAVADVTTPQTVLFKLNFTN